A single Paenibacillus kribbensis DNA region contains:
- a CDS encoding leucine-rich repeat protein — protein MLKVWKNKWIAGFLIVLLISNTLLAAGSGFAASATDENSTMLSLDTAKQEADAVAASSSGEPSFKEKLETGALKHSGIARKSVAEATYEASGETNVTQATYEPSGKVTVIVELQGAPLISNASAKAFSNRLNALQSSERTLTAQHESVKSQIRALSTKDSSSLKTFGLSKMTAPKLEVIYDYYMVMNAISVKVDYQQLKEIRQLPGVKNAWVASTYEKVVPKQSMEPLMANSSGMIGTPAADAAGYTGKGMTVAVIDTGLDWKHEAFSTHMPPSLTLKHSRQKVSDILNSTDMSAGKVKVDDVYMDDKVPYAYDYADKDTNVIPSTSSDNAHGTHVAGTIAANGDKLKGIAPDAQLMIMKVFDDINGYTNDADIIAALDDSVKMGADVINMSLGSNAGFSTAGEASKDAMYSRIENAGINLVVAAGNSFSSAYQNQSGSNLPFANEPDSSIIAAPSTYEAALSVASMVNSGISDAPYILAGDRKIIFNDTSSAADPKIQALNRTYDYVYAGYGSTEDIQKAGDLKGKIALISRGGQISFQEKVGAAYGAGAVAAVIFDNETGKANMDISSYYIPAVSITKEDGEFLLNLANKKLTVDEKFRTNAPNPDGYKMSEFSSWGVSPDLKLKPEITAPGENIYSTVPGNQYETMSGTSMASPHIAGAEAIVKQYVTNKLNIADATEREKLVHTLLMNTAHPAKDADQQYYSPRKQGAGLADVSGAVTTGAYVTVKDNERPKAELGYNKAGAYSFTFDIHSMSDEALTYDLNTAALSEKIVTKDGKSLFAQKSTDYAGKGIQVQYGGATNGKVTVPAHGTASVTVKITLSDALKAQFDQATKNGTFIDGFVMLNAEKGVNLSIPFVGFYGDWGQPRIFDGTEYGKEGYSMLGNTVYNLYPGVQYLLGQNQVAIALDLNWGVMPEKFVISPNSLGNSSKIVGISTGMLRNAESLKYTLTDQAGNIVKDFNYSHVPKSIYYPASGAISWAEALLGDQPFFDGLDQNNDEVPEGIYTFKISGVVAGTNGQGTDSWTFDFAYDKTGPKLADYSIYKENDKTYLKMTIKDNHYTSGLQLTTGNGGALSNLVAIKDADEKLPDGTSVNTVTMDITDLKDKLTKNGLPTDKISVDMFDYAFNYSSANIVLEPVGTEGIALDKEDLSLIVGTTEDLKATITPVNATYKAITWTSSDPAVATVDTEGAVTGVSVGTTTITASSNGKSASSQVTVTPIGSQGIVLNRVALKLTVGSSKPLKATTSSEVAGPINWTSSNESVATVDQNGLVQAKAAGTATITATASGKSATSRITVEGVSNTDFTIVNGVLTSYNGPGGHIVIPDSVTEIGEEVFAYREDILSVKIPASVKKIGRAAFSYAKELKIITLSEGLEVIGESSFSDLAKLAQITLPSTVKEIGDNAFARDTALKSLHLPDGLTRINAGAFRETRNLGSINIPESVTEIGDHAFYLTTSLKEIKLPDGLTTIGRGAFTSSAIGSIEIPGSVTSIGDEAFWGTQIATVKLNSGLLTIGARGFAETQISSVVIPDSVTTLGDFAFAENAKLANVSIGKGVTQLGQLAFDSTGSSSLKNIEVSADNTAFSSQDGVLFNKDKTTLIRYPAGHGRDAYTVPDTVTKIEDYAFHVAANLSSITLSDGLQTIGDHAFDSSISLLSLTIPDSVKTIGKAAFMHSDKLEKVKLGDGVEELGAYAFAYNFKLTSIDLGKSVTKIGDYAFQYNSSLVEITIPDQVQSLGSFVLSNSERLSIVNIGKGVTSIGGNPFASSLMIKSVNVDPDNASYASEDGVLLDKAKTNLILYPSAKPEPVYAIPATVTNISNYAFQRAQFLTDIQFPEGLLTIGTSAFNGTRNLKSVKLPDSLTEIGSFAFSDTGIETLVLGSNLTKINDWAFAFSNHLKSVAILDSNTTLGGFAFTGSPNLRTVILGEGVSDIGWGVFGDTQDLTIYGWPGSEAETYAESNSIPFKVYTPLSVQLRAKHEAAEGVISLSAEATGGIGNKAYSFRALNEDSQETVTLDTYSTGDTYQWAIPQAGKYIVYADAKDETGVIKTGARQIEVLASGEVIISASPATINPASRNFDLGHPTDVTTEITWNEAHSVTQVVYGVNQGPSRSVTEAVYNRNALVEGHDYTVKGNTLTLKKGFLSGLNLKEGDTVSIELLFDLGDKAVFTVRAIQSPVEADASINPKTASFDKKASNQTDIETTITWNDASSITDIKQAGASIGATAYTVNGDVLTIKKEYLATQPKGNLPLTVQFDKGNDAVLMIQISDTSSNKDDGDDQDDSSDNSSGSNGNNSSSSSNASGSSTIATPSTASSVRVLDAKGKPIESFSAKLNSSTGLATITMDSEFLGNAFAASQADGKGMKTVEVTVESNQAKSYELTLPTSFVTSADASRAIQIKTGMAVVTLPGNMLGTAEAAGAQHITLELSSGSNSKLDAQARAHIGTRPVIELNLKANGKRLPWNNNHAAVTVAIPYVPTAAELQNTEHIVIQYVDAAGHATPVTSGKYDASIGAVRFTTHHFSQYAVAYVEKSFHDLGQHAWAKKQIEVLSSKGVINGTTENKFSPAAKITRAEYLTLLVKTLGLTTSFDSSFADVKQGSYYYEAAGIAKKLGIAGGSGDNKFNPNAPVSRQDMMVMTDKALQKANKLAATASTAALDSFSDRADIAGYAAASLAALVQEGLITGSDGKIAPKAPTTRAEAAVFLYRIYNQN, from the coding sequence TTGTTGAAGGTTTGGAAAAATAAATGGATTGCAGGCTTTCTTATCGTCTTACTCATAAGCAACACCTTGCTTGCTGCAGGATCAGGATTTGCGGCTTCAGCGACAGATGAGAACAGCACTATGCTTTCACTGGATACCGCAAAACAGGAAGCGGATGCAGTAGCAGCTTCCAGCTCAGGCGAGCCTTCCTTTAAGGAAAAGCTGGAAACAGGAGCCTTAAAGCACAGCGGAATCGCCAGAAAATCCGTTGCAGAGGCAACCTATGAAGCATCAGGAGAAACCAACGTAACACAAGCCACCTACGAGCCCTCGGGTAAAGTAACCGTAATTGTGGAATTACAAGGAGCCCCGCTTATCTCCAATGCTTCCGCCAAAGCTTTCAGTAATCGACTGAATGCTCTGCAAAGCAGTGAGCGTACCCTCACAGCCCAGCATGAATCGGTAAAAAGCCAGATTCGCGCGCTCTCCACAAAAGATTCATCTTCCTTAAAAACTTTTGGATTAAGCAAGATGACCGCCCCCAAATTAGAAGTCATCTACGATTATTACATGGTTATGAATGCGATTTCGGTAAAGGTAGACTACCAGCAGTTGAAGGAAATTCGACAATTGCCTGGTGTTAAAAACGCCTGGGTAGCCAGTACCTACGAAAAGGTCGTGCCCAAGCAGTCCATGGAGCCTCTCATGGCGAACAGCTCGGGAATGATCGGTACTCCAGCGGCAGATGCGGCCGGCTATACAGGAAAAGGGATGACGGTAGCTGTTATTGATACCGGTCTGGATTGGAAGCATGAAGCCTTTTCTACGCATATGCCTCCCTCATTGACCCTAAAACATAGCCGCCAAAAGGTTAGTGACATCCTGAACAGTACCGATATGTCCGCTGGTAAAGTGAAGGTAGATGATGTCTACATGGATGACAAGGTGCCTTACGCCTATGACTATGCTGACAAAGACACCAATGTTATTCCCTCAACCAGCTCTGACAATGCCCACGGCACTCATGTAGCAGGCACTATAGCTGCCAATGGCGATAAATTAAAAGGGATTGCACCTGATGCCCAGTTGATGATCATGAAGGTGTTTGATGACATCAACGGATATACCAATGATGCTGACATCATTGCTGCACTGGATGATTCAGTCAAAATGGGAGCAGATGTTATCAATATGAGCCTTGGCTCCAATGCGGGCTTTTCTACAGCTGGAGAAGCAAGCAAGGATGCCATGTACAGCAGAATTGAAAATGCCGGGATCAACCTGGTGGTGGCTGCCGGCAACAGCTTCAGCTCCGCTTATCAAAACCAGTCCGGCTCCAATCTCCCGTTTGCCAATGAGCCCGACAGCTCCATCATAGCCGCTCCTTCCACCTATGAAGCTGCTTTATCCGTGGCAAGTATGGTGAATAGCGGTATTTCGGACGCCCCTTATATTCTCGCAGGTGATCGAAAAATTATTTTCAACGATACCTCCAGTGCCGCTGATCCCAAAATACAGGCGTTGAACCGTACATACGACTATGTATACGCTGGTTACGGAAGCACGGAGGATATCCAGAAGGCAGGCGATTTAAAAGGAAAAATCGCCTTGATATCCCGTGGCGGCCAAATAAGCTTCCAGGAAAAGGTCGGCGCTGCCTATGGGGCTGGCGCGGTAGCAGCTGTTATTTTCGACAATGAAACAGGCAAAGCCAACATGGATATCAGCTCCTATTACATTCCAGCCGTTTCCATTACAAAGGAAGACGGGGAATTCCTGCTGAACCTGGCTAATAAAAAGCTGACGGTGGACGAAAAATTCAGAACAAATGCGCCTAATCCAGATGGATACAAGATGTCGGAGTTTTCTTCATGGGGCGTGTCACCGGATTTGAAGCTGAAACCGGAAATCACTGCACCTGGAGAAAATATCTACTCTACCGTTCCCGGCAATCAATATGAGACGATGAGTGGTACATCTATGGCTTCTCCTCATATCGCCGGAGCCGAGGCTATAGTAAAACAATATGTCACCAACAAATTGAATATTGCAGATGCGACTGAACGGGAAAAGCTGGTGCATACCCTGCTGATGAACACTGCCCACCCTGCCAAGGATGCGGATCAGCAATATTACTCCCCGCGCAAGCAGGGCGCAGGCTTGGCCGATGTGAGCGGAGCAGTCACGACAGGAGCTTATGTAACGGTTAAGGACAATGAACGGCCCAAAGCCGAGCTGGGCTACAACAAAGCAGGAGCTTATTCCTTTACCTTTGATATTCACAGCATGTCGGATGAAGCGTTGACTTATGACCTGAATACAGCCGCTCTATCGGAAAAAATAGTGACGAAGGATGGCAAGAGCCTCTTTGCGCAGAAGTCTACAGACTATGCTGGTAAGGGCATCCAGGTACAATACGGCGGCGCAACGAACGGTAAAGTAACTGTACCTGCACATGGTACAGCGAGCGTTACTGTGAAAATCACATTGTCGGATGCGCTCAAAGCACAATTTGATCAAGCAACTAAAAACGGAACCTTTATTGACGGATTCGTGATGTTGAATGCAGAAAAGGGTGTGAACCTCTCCATTCCGTTCGTCGGCTTCTATGGGGATTGGGGACAACCTCGTATTTTCGATGGTACGGAGTATGGCAAGGAAGGCTACTCTATGCTAGGCAACACAGTTTATAACTTGTATCCCGGTGTGCAATATCTTCTGGGCCAAAACCAGGTTGCCATTGCCCTGGATCTCAACTGGGGAGTCATGCCTGAGAAATTCGTAATTTCCCCGAACAGCTTGGGGAACAGCTCAAAAATTGTGGGTATCTCAACAGGCATGCTGCGGAATGCAGAAAGCTTGAAGTATACCCTTACCGATCAGGCCGGAAATATTGTCAAAGATTTTAATTATTCGCACGTGCCCAAATCCATCTACTATCCAGCCTCTGGTGCAATCAGTTGGGCGGAGGCTCTTCTCGGCGACCAGCCTTTCTTTGACGGACTGGACCAAAATAATGACGAGGTACCGGAAGGAATATATACCTTTAAGATCTCCGGGGTAGTCGCAGGTACAAACGGACAGGGAACCGATTCCTGGACCTTTGATTTTGCCTATGACAAAACAGGCCCCAAGCTCGCTGATTACAGCATTTATAAAGAAAATGACAAAACGTATCTGAAGATGACCATCAAGGATAACCATTATACCAGCGGGCTGCAATTAACCACAGGCAATGGCGGCGCATTGTCCAATCTGGTGGCTATCAAGGATGCCGATGAAAAGCTGCCGGACGGAACCTCCGTCAATACAGTAACTATGGATATCACTGATCTGAAGGACAAGCTGACGAAAAACGGCCTTCCTACAGACAAAATCTCCGTAGATATGTTTGACTATGCGTTCAACTACAGCAGTGCAAATATAGTTCTTGAGCCTGTAGGAACAGAAGGCATTGCACTGGATAAGGAGGATCTCTCCTTAATCGTCGGTACAACCGAGGATTTGAAGGCAACCATTACGCCGGTGAATGCCACATACAAAGCGATTACCTGGACAAGCTCTGATCCGGCGGTGGCTACCGTCGATACAGAGGGAGCTGTTACGGGTGTGAGTGTCGGCACGACAACCATTACAGCCAGCTCCAATGGCAAGTCAGCTTCCAGCCAGGTTACGGTCACACCCATCGGCAGCCAGGGCATCGTGCTGAACCGTGTGGCGTTAAAGCTGACCGTTGGGTCAAGCAAGCCCTTGAAAGCCACTACCAGCTCTGAAGTTGCAGGCCCAATCAACTGGACAAGCTCTAATGAGTCGGTTGCCACTGTAGATCAGAACGGATTGGTACAAGCAAAAGCAGCCGGTACGGCAACAATTACGGCGACAGCCTCCGGAAAATCCGCCACCAGCCGAATCACGGTAGAGGGAGTCTCGAACACTGATTTCACGATTGTGAATGGAGTTCTGACGAGCTACAACGGCCCTGGCGGTCACATTGTCATTCCCGATAGTGTGACCGAAATCGGCGAGGAGGTATTTGCCTACCGCGAGGATATTTTGTCGGTGAAAATTCCGGCCTCGGTGAAAAAAATCGGCAGAGCAGCATTCAGCTATGCCAAGGAACTTAAAATTATCACTTTATCAGAGGGGCTGGAAGTGATCGGGGAAAGCAGCTTTTCCGATCTCGCCAAGCTTGCACAAATTACGCTGCCGAGCACAGTAAAGGAAATCGGCGATAATGCCTTTGCCCGTGACACAGCTCTCAAATCGTTGCACCTGCCGGATGGTTTAACCCGAATTAATGCAGGAGCCTTCCGGGAAACCCGTAATCTCGGTTCCATTAATATTCCGGAGAGTGTAACGGAAATTGGCGATCATGCATTCTACCTCACAACCAGCCTGAAAGAAATCAAGCTGCCAGACGGCCTGACTACCATTGGCCGTGGAGCCTTCACTTCCTCGGCGATCGGGTCCATCGAAATTCCAGGCTCTGTCACTTCCATCGGGGATGAAGCCTTCTGGGGAACCCAGATCGCTACCGTCAAACTGAACAGCGGGCTGCTCACCATTGGAGCAAGAGGCTTTGCAGAAACGCAAATCTCATCCGTTGTCATCCCGGACAGTGTAACCACCCTGGGGGACTTTGCATTTGCCGAAAATGCGAAGCTAGCCAATGTTTCCATCGGGAAGGGCGTAACTCAACTGGGACAGCTGGCATTTGACAGCACCGGAAGCTCAAGCTTAAAAAATATCGAAGTGTCTGCGGACAATACAGCTTTCTCAAGCCAGGACGGGGTGCTGTTCAACAAGGACAAAACGACCTTGATCCGCTATCCCGCCGGGCACGGTCGGGATGCCTATACGGTTCCTGACACCGTGACCAAAATCGAGGATTATGCCTTCCATGTTGCAGCCAACTTGAGCTCCATCACGCTTTCGGATGGCCTGCAAACGATTGGAGATCATGCTTTTGATTCCAGCATTAGCTTGCTTTCCCTGACGATTCCAGACAGCGTCAAAACCATCGGGAAGGCGGCGTTCATGCACTCCGACAAACTGGAAAAAGTGAAGCTGGGTGACGGAGTTGAAGAGCTGGGTGCGTATGCATTCGCCTATAATTTCAAGCTGACAAGCATCGATCTTGGCAAAAGCGTCACCAAAATTGGTGACTATGCCTTCCAATACAACAGCAGTCTGGTGGAAATCACGATTCCGGACCAAGTACAGTCCCTGGGCAGCTTTGTACTGTCCAACTCCGAGCGACTGTCCATTGTGAATATCGGGAAAGGTGTGACCTCCATTGGCGGTAATCCTTTTGCCAGCTCATTGATGATTAAGAGCGTTAATGTCGATCCAGACAATGCTTCTTATGCCAGTGAAGATGGGGTGCTGCTGGATAAAGCGAAAACCAATCTGATTTTATATCCTTCGGCCAAGCCGGAGCCTGTGTATGCAATTCCGGCGACCGTGACAAATATCAGTAATTACGCTTTCCAAAGGGCACAGTTCCTGACGGATATTCAATTCCCTGAGGGACTGCTTACCATCGGCACGTCTGCGTTTAACGGTACGAGAAATCTGAAATCCGTGAAACTGCCTGACAGCTTGACGGAAATCGGAAGCTTCGCCTTTTCTGATACAGGCATCGAAACACTTGTGTTGGGAAGTAACCTGACCAAAATTAACGACTGGGCCTTCGCTTTCTCCAATCATTTGAAGTCAGTCGCCATTTTGGACAGTAATACTACACTTGGAGGGTTTGCCTTTACCGGTTCTCCTAACCTCAGAACGGTCATTTTGGGTGAAGGTGTATCCGACATTGGCTGGGGAGTGTTTGGCGACACACAAGACCTTACCATTTACGGCTGGCCGGGTTCAGAGGCTGAAACATACGCGGAGAGCAATTCCATTCCGTTTAAGGTGTATACGCCATTATCCGTACAGTTAAGAGCCAAGCATGAAGCGGCAGAAGGCGTTATCTCCCTGAGCGCAGAGGCGACCGGCGGAATTGGCAACAAAGCCTACTCTTTCCGGGCGCTGAATGAAGACAGTCAGGAGACAGTAACGCTTGATACTTATTCAACCGGCGACACCTATCAGTGGGCAATTCCACAGGCCGGCAAGTATATCGTTTATGCAGATGCGAAGGATGAAACTGGAGTAATTAAAACCGGTGCCCGGCAAATCGAGGTGCTGGCGTCGGGTGAAGTGATCATTTCGGCCAGCCCGGCTACTATCAATCCAGCATCCCGCAACTTTGACCTTGGCCATCCAACAGACGTGACCACGGAAATTACCTGGAACGAAGCCCATAGTGTTACCCAAGTGGTCTATGGCGTGAATCAAGGCCCTAGCCGAAGTGTCACAGAAGCGGTCTATAACAGGAATGCGCTGGTCGAAGGCCACGATTATACTGTAAAAGGAAATACGCTGACATTGAAAAAAGGCTTCCTGTCCGGCCTAAACCTGAAAGAAGGCGATACCGTCAGCATTGAATTGCTCTTTGACTTAGGAGACAAGGCCGTATTCACGGTCCGAGCCATCCAAAGTCCTGTAGAGGCAGATGCGAGCATCAATCCGAAAACAGCCAGCTTTGACAAAAAAGCCAGCAATCAGACGGATATAGAGACGACTATTACTTGGAACGATGCTTCCTCCATTACCGATATCAAACAAGCGGGAGCATCCATCGGAGCAACGGCTTATACTGTTAACGGCGATGTTCTGACGATCAAAAAGGAGTATCTCGCAACTCAACCGAAGGGCAATCTCCCGTTAACCGTGCAATTTGATAAAGGCAACGATGCTGTATTGATGATTCAGATTTCCGACACAAGCAGCAACAAAGATGACGGTGACGACCAGGACGACAGTAGCGACAATAGTAGCGGTAGCAATGGCAATAATTCCAGTAGCAGCAGCAACGCCAGCGGAAGTTCCACAATCGCGACACCAAGCACAGCCTCGTCTGTCCGCGTGCTGGATGCCAAGGGCAAGCCCATTGAATCATTTAGCGCCAAGCTGAACAGCAGCACAGGACTGGCAACAATTACAATGGATTCCGAGTTCCTAGGCAACGCCTTCGCTGCATCCCAGGCGGATGGCAAAGGCATGAAAACGGTAGAGGTCACCGTGGAATCGAATCAGGCCAAATCCTATGAGCTGACGCTACCGACAAGCTTTGTAACCAGTGCGGATGCATCCCGTGCCATTCAAATTAAAACGGGGATGGCAGTCGTTACCCTCCCAGGCAACATGCTCGGGACTGCAGAAGCAGCAGGAGCGCAACATATTACGCTGGAATTAAGTTCAGGCAGCAACAGCAAGCTGGACGCACAAGCACGCGCTCATATCGGAACCCGTCCTGTGATTGAGCTGAATCTCAAAGCCAACGGCAAGCGATTGCCATGGAATAACAACCATGCGGCTGTAACCGTGGCTATTCCTTATGTGCCTACAGCAGCAGAACTGCAAAATACAGAGCATATTGTCATTCAGTATGTAGATGCAGCAGGTCACGCTACTCCGGTGACCTCAGGAAAATATGACGCATCCATTGGAGCCGTTCGCTTTACTACGCATCATTTTAGCCAATATGCCGTAGCCTATGTGGAAAAATCCTTCCACGATTTGGGCCAACACGCTTGGGCCAAGAAGCAAATTGAAGTCCTGTCCTCCAAAGGCGTCATCAACGGTACGACGGAAAATAAATTCTCGCCTGCGGCCAAAATCACCCGGGCGGAATACCTGACGCTGCTGGTGAAAACGCTGGGGCTGACCACAAGCTTTGACAGCAGCTTTGCCGATGTTAAGCAAGGAAGCTACTACTACGAAGCAGCAGGCATTGCCAAAAAGCTTGGCATCGCAGGCGGCTCCGGTGACAACAAATTTAACCCGAATGCACCTGTATCCAGGCAGGATATGATGGTCATGACCGACAAAGCCCTGCAAAAGGCAAACAAGCTGGCTGCCACAGCCTCGACGGCTGCACTGGATTCCTTCAGTGATCGTGCAGATATTGCTGGTTATGCTGCTGCAAGCTTGGCCGCACTGGTTCAGGAAGGCCTCATTACAGGATCAGACGGCAAAATAGCCCCTAAAGCACCAACCACTCGTGCCGAGGCTGCTGTATTCCTGTATAGAATCTATAACCAAAATTAA
- a CDS encoding response regulator transcription factor yields the protein MKLHRAIVVDDEIFTRKGLLQIMDWEACGFEIVGEADNGEDALELIENIHPDLVITDIRMPVLDGLELIHTVLERSTEHPAFIILTGYSDFAYAQQALRYGVHDFMLKPIDEGDFSATLRKLGERLHREQQNAQLYQNHRTGGLLETLMMNNVDDRVVTRWEEQLRLGEAAHMYYVLVELNDQHPWRAGDDGILLSLFQFRELIEQALHRLMGGKHPLYVHEHRNRIGLIVPDFILKCYEAKIGIFMKALQQEIEGMKSLKDQVASRVFIYAGSPVNRLQDIHQSYACAKEAVLHKYIHNPSGMVVYEEGGMPSLHYRTIHKDVLDCLTEQVEEMRLEELRVTVEHLFSSFREECYAPEAMKMSLHQCVLSIVRVIQNMQGNEHSLQSLEPMMNWQDMNLSLGELERLFTAFAEESGTYIGVLRKERQQGGIQHIRAYIEQHAAENISLKSIAARFYMNPVYLGQLFRKTYGVYFNEFLLKLRIQEAKRLLRQTDLRIYEIAERVGFGSSDYFVTQFEKRVHATPSEYRNSLNVGDGSERASE from the coding sequence ATGAAGCTGCATCGAGCCATCGTGGTGGATGATGAGATATTCACCCGCAAAGGGCTGCTTCAAATTATGGACTGGGAAGCCTGTGGCTTTGAAATCGTGGGAGAAGCTGATAACGGTGAGGATGCGCTGGAGCTAATCGAAAATATCCACCCGGACCTGGTTATTACCGACATTCGTATGCCTGTGCTGGACGGATTAGAGCTGATTCACACTGTACTCGAACGGAGTACAGAACACCCTGCGTTTATTATCTTGACTGGCTACAGTGATTTTGCTTATGCGCAGCAGGCGCTTCGCTATGGAGTTCATGATTTTATGCTCAAGCCGATAGATGAGGGTGATTTTTCGGCTACGCTGCGCAAACTGGGTGAAAGGCTGCATCGTGAGCAGCAGAATGCACAGCTATATCAAAACCACCGCACAGGCGGGCTGTTAGAAACATTGATGATGAACAACGTGGATGATCGCGTGGTGACCCGTTGGGAAGAGCAGCTACGGCTTGGAGAAGCGGCACATATGTACTATGTACTCGTCGAGCTGAATGATCAACATCCATGGCGTGCCGGTGACGATGGCATCCTGTTGTCGCTTTTCCAATTCAGGGAGCTAATAGAGCAGGCGCTTCATCGTTTAATGGGCGGCAAGCACCCACTCTATGTCCATGAGCATCGTAACCGGATTGGACTCATCGTACCGGACTTCATTTTAAAGTGCTATGAAGCCAAGATAGGAATATTTATGAAAGCGCTACAACAGGAAATAGAGGGGATGAAGTCACTGAAGGATCAGGTGGCCAGCCGGGTCTTCATTTACGCAGGAAGTCCTGTGAACCGGCTGCAGGATATTCATCAGTCCTATGCCTGTGCGAAGGAAGCAGTGCTCCATAAATATATTCATAACCCTAGCGGTATGGTGGTATATGAGGAGGGAGGAATGCCTTCACTCCACTACCGGACCATTCATAAGGACGTACTGGATTGCTTGACGGAGCAAGTCGAGGAAATGCGGCTGGAAGAGCTGCGTGTGACCGTGGAGCATTTATTCAGCAGCTTTCGGGAGGAGTGCTATGCCCCTGAGGCTATGAAAATGAGTCTGCATCAATGCGTGCTCAGTATTGTACGAGTCATTCAAAACATGCAGGGAAATGAACACTCACTTCAGTCACTGGAACCGATGATGAACTGGCAGGATATGAACCTGTCACTGGGTGAACTAGAGCGGCTGTTTACGGCATTTGCCGAGGAAAGTGGAACATATATTGGAGTTCTGCGCAAGGAGCGTCAGCAGGGAGGCATTCAGCACATCCGTGCCTACATTGAGCAGCATGCCGCCGAGAATATCAGCCTTAAGAGTATTGCAGCCCGCTTTTACATGAATCCGGTTTATCTCGGCCAACTATTCAGAAAAACGTACGGCGTGTACTTTAACGAATTTCTGCTGAAGCTGCGTATTCAGGAAGCGAAGCGGCTGCTGCGACAGACGGATTTGCGCATTTATGAAATTGCCGAGCGTGTGGGCTTTGGCAGTTCCGACTATTTTGTCACCCAGTTTGAAAAGAGGGTGCATGCCACGCCAAGCGAATACCGCAACAGCCTGAACGTTGGAGACGGGTCAGAGAGGGCCAGCGAATGA